A genome region from Triticum aestivum cultivar Chinese Spring chromosome 2B, IWGSC CS RefSeq v2.1, whole genome shotgun sequence includes the following:
- the LOC123044337 gene encoding probable mitochondrial saccharopine dehydrogenase-like oxidoreductase At5g39410, with translation MAAPVPGPEVFDVVIFGASGFTGKYVIREALKFLPPNASPLRSLALAGRSRDRVAAALRWAAAPGPAPDVPILVADASDPASLAAVAARARVLLSCAGPFRLHGRQVAAACAEAGADCLDISGEPEFMERVEADLHEVAAKNGSLIVSACGFDSIPAELGFLFNSRQWTPPSAPVSVVAYVNLESDRKIVGNFGTFQSAVLGVANASELQALRRSRPRPAKPRIPGPPPPKGSLIEHDKALGLWVMKLPSADTVVVKRTLAKVTEHPEGLPGADETPEFAEHRKEFWSSIKPAHFGVKISSRSILGLFLWLCTGLFIGILGGFSFGRSLLLKFPEFFSIGLFRKTGPTEEEVCSALFKMWFIGRGYSDSARASERGSKPDKEIVTRVSGPEIGYITTPIVLVQCALVLLSQRANLPKGGVYTPGAVFGPTDLQKRLEENGLSFELISTKTLP, from the exons ATGGCGGCGCCAGTGCCGGGGCCGGAGGTGTTCGACGTCGTCATCTTCGGGGCCTCGGGCTTCACCGGCAAGTACGTCATCCGCGAGGCGCTCAAGTTCCTGCCCCCCAACGCCTCCCCGCTGCGTTCCCTCGCGCTCGCGGGCCGCAGCCGGGACCGCGTCGCCGCCGCGCTACGCTGGGCCGCCGCGCCGGGGCCCGCCCCCGACGTCCCCATCCTCGTCGCCGACGCCTCCGACCCGGCCTCCCTCGCCGCGGTCGCCGCGCGGGCGCGCGTCCTGCTCTCCTGCGCAGGGCCCTTCCGCCTCCACGGCCGCCAGGTGGCCGCGGCCTGCGCCGAGGCGGGGGCCGACTGCCTCGACATCTCCGGCGAGCCCGAGTTCATGGAGCGCGTCGAGGCCGACCTCCACGAGGTCGCCGCCAAGAACGGGTCGCTGATTGTCTCCGCCTGCGGGTTTGACTCCATCCCCGCGGAGCTCGGGTTCCTGTTCAACTCCAGGCAGTGgacgccgccctccgcgccggtgAGCGTGGTCGCCTACGTCAACCTGGAGTCAGACAGGAAGATCGTCGGGAACTTCGGCACGTTTCAGTCGGCCGTTCTCGGCGTGGCCAACGCCAGCGAGCTGCAGGCGCTGCGCCGATCCAGGCCAAGGCCGGCGAAGCCCAGG ATTCCGGGGCCTCCGCCTCCCAAAGGATCACTGATTGAGCATGACAAGGCACTAGGACTGTGGGTGATGAAGCTACCTTCTGCCGACACAGTGGTTGTGAAGAGAACCCTAGCAAAAGTGACAGAGCATCCCGAGGGCCTTCCTGGTGCGGACGAAACCCCAGAATTTGCGGAGCATAGGAAGGAATTCTGGTCCTCTATCAAACCTGCACATTTCGGTGTGAAGATCAGCAGCCGTTCGATCCTGGGCCTTTTCTTGTGGCTGTGCACTGGACTTTTCATCGGCATCCTGGGGGGTTTCTCCTTCGGCAGGTCCCTCTTGCTGAAATTCCCTGAGTTCTTCTCCATCGGGCTGTTCAGGAAGACCGGGCCAACAGAAGAGGAGGTCTGCAGCGCCTTGTTCAAAATGTGGTTCATCGGCCGCGGGTACAGCGACTCGGCCCGCGCATCAGAGCGTGGAAGCAAGCCAGACAAGGAGATCGTGACCAGAGTTTCGGGGCCTGAGATCGGGTACATCACCACCCCGATCGTCCTCGTCCAGTGTGCCCTCGTCCTGCTGAGCCAGCGGGCCAATCTGCCGAAGGGCGGGGTCTACACGCCGGGCGCCGTCTTCGGCCCCACAGATCTCCAGAAGCGCCTCGAGGAGAATGGGCTGTCGTTCGAGCTCATCTCTACGAAGACCCTCCCTTGA